A portion of the Periophthalmus magnuspinnatus isolate fPerMag1 chromosome 2, fPerMag1.2.pri, whole genome shotgun sequence genome contains these proteins:
- the LOC117380951 gene encoding gamma-glutamylaminecyclotransferase-like isoform X2, which translates to MARVFVYGTLKKGQPNYYRMFDTSNGKTEFLGTAKTVKKFPLVIAGIYNVPYLLNIPGQGNQIHGEIYKVDEKMLEFLDDFEGVPTHYQRTLNTLEVKEWVSGADGETLEPGSITEAYLYSTKTYKPEWTKLPTHENYDSYGDHGLKYVEREARD; encoded by the coding sequence ATGGCCCGTGTGTTCGTTTATGGAACATTAAAGAAGGGCCAACCCAACTACTACCGCATGTTCGATACCTCAAACGGCAAAACGGAATTCCTCGGCACCGCAAAGACTGTCAAAAAATTCCCGCTGGTCATCGCCGGCATCTACAACGTCCCGTATCTCCTCAACATTCCAGGCCAGGGCAACCAAATCCACGGAGAGATCTACAAGGTGGACGAGAAGATGTTGGAATTCTTGGATGATTTTGAGGGCGTTCCTACTCACTATCAGAGGACACTGAATACGTTGGAAGTGAAGGAGTGGGTTTCAGGGGCGGATGGGGAGACACTGGAGCCGGGAAGCATAACAGAAGCCTACCTTTATAGCACCAAGACATACAAACCAGAGTGGACCAAACTACCTACACATGAGAACTACGATTCCTACGGGGACCATGGACTGAAGTATGTGGAAAGAGAGGCACGAGATTAG
- the LOC117380951 gene encoding gamma-glutamylaminecyclotransferase-like isoform X1 — MARVFVYGTLKKGQPNYYRMFDTSNGKTEFLGTAKTVKKFPLVIAGIYNVPYLLNIPGQGNQIHGEIYKVDEKMLEFLDDFEGVPTHYQRTLNTLEVKEWVSGADGETLEPGSITEAYLYSTKTYKPEWTKLPTHENYDSYGDHGLKAIPANSLPAYVD; from the exons ATGGCCCGTGTGTTCGTTTATGGAACATTAAAGAAGGGCCAACCCAACTACTACCGCATGTTCGATACCTCAAACGGCAAAACGGAATTCCTCGGCACCGCAAAGACTGTCAAAAAATTCCCGCTGGTCATCGCCGGCATCTACAACGTCCCGTATCTCCTCAACATTCCAGGCCAGGGCAACCAAATCCACGGAGAGATCTACAAGGTGGACGAGAAGATGTTGGAATTCTTGGATGATTTTGAGGGCGTTCCTACTCACTATCAGAGGACACTGAATACGTTGGAAGTGAAGGAGTGGGTTTCAGGGGCGGATGGGGAGACACTGGAGCCGGGAAGCATAACAGAAGCCTACCTTTATAGCACCAAGACATACAAACCAGAGTGGACCAAACTACCTACACATGAGAACTACGATTCCTACGGGGACCATGGACTGAA GGCTATCCCAGCAAATAGTCTGCCTGCTTACGTGGACTGA